The Aspergillus luchuensis IFO 4308 DNA, chromosome 4, nearly complete sequence DNA window TGAGTGCCACGAGGAAGCCACGGAGCACATCAAGAAAGCGCTGCCAATCCTGATCCGGGGTCTCAAGGATTATCACACCGGTCAGGAAAagcatgatgaagaggaattgCTCAAAGGCATTTCGGAATGTCAGCGCGGCTCACGAGACGCTCTCCTGCCCTTCATTCAATGGAAGATTCCTATGGGGCCAAGCCATGCGATCGGCCATCAACTCGTGAGTCCGCTCTTCGGTGGCGCATCTACATCGACTGTGCTGCGATAAAGACTACTAACCACCGAACTTCTGCACAACAGGGAAGTGTCGCTGGTGTGCAGCATGGTAAGTGATGCAGAAATCACTTCAAGCTGCGGAAAGTAGAAATCCACTAACCGTTCTACGTATGTTCAGGAGTCACGGTAACTAAATCCGAGAAAGCCACCAATTGTTGACAGGCAGCCGACTAACCTTTCACGTTTTGTGTAGAGTTGCATCATCTTACCCGCGACGTTGCGATACACCAAGCCTCAAACCGCGGCTGCCCAGGAGATAATCCTCGACATCTTCAACTCGGTGTTGGGGTTCCAGGAGACTGAAGCCGCTGACGCTATGTTACGATTTGTGCAACTCCTGGGGATGCCATCCCGGCTGTCCGAGGTCAACGTGACCAGTGACGAGCAGTTGCACAAGATTGCCGATATGACTTTGACCGATGTCTTGGCAGAAAAAGGGAACCTGCCCGACAGAGCTGGTGTGCTGCAGATCCTCGAACTGGCTCGGTAAACAAGTATTATGCGGCGGGTCGAAGGAGGCGTCTTCAATTTTCACTTCGTCGTACTATGCTTCTAGGAGTATGTTCCACCATGAAGAGTGGCAGACTGCCTTAGAAGTGTAAGCTGTTCTTTTAATCCCTTTTTGTGCTTCTGGTTTGTTCAAGAGTCCAATATCTGTGGGATGGGTTGTGGACGCGCGTCCAGAAAGCACGCGGGAAGGAATGGAAACAGCAGCGCATCCGAGACTCCACTGACGTCATGGGTCACTGCACCTAGGTTGGTTAGCAGGTAGCAGTTAGACTAGTTAGACAGTATATCTTCGCGAGGCCATCTGGCATCTCCGGTCATAGATGCACATAATTGCGAGTTGCTGCCCATCTGAACGTGACAGCCTCTGAGGTAAGTAGTCAGACTCACTCACGTAGAGATTGATTACTGAGCCATAAGCTCCACCAGCAGATACCTTTTCAGATTCTGCGTACGGCATATCAAACCATCACCAGTTAAAATATCTAGCAGACCGCAGTGAACATGCCTTTTGGAAATCAGGATTCCGGAGTGACTGGCGGGGCCAAATTCGTCACATCGACCCTCGGCAACGCGGTCGGCGGCGTCTCTCGCACTGTTGGCGGGGTGACAGGCGCCGCGGGGCGAGGTATCGGCGATACCATCACCGGCGCCACGGGGAGCGCAGGGAAGCCTGTTGGCGATGCACTAGGGAGTGTGGGCAGCGGCGTGGAAGATGGAGCTAGGAAGGTTGCCAAGGGAATTGAAGATGCTGGACAGTGGAAGTGAGAGATTTGGGGGGGCACGCGGGGCGAAAAATGGACGATGGGAATAAGAGTAaacaatgatgatgtcgatCGGTAGGCGGTGTGCTAGTTCTTCCTGCAGTTTCATGATTCTTGCTGTTGCTCGCGATTGGTTCAACAATTATCTATTAGGTTGCTTTTCTTTAATGCGATTGATGATTATCTAGTACGTCTGCAGGAACAGCacattaattttaaaagtttTAAGCATTGCTTCCACTGCCTGTTGTACTTGCATATTCTTGCGGCAGAATGTTCTATAAAAGTAAGCGGTCAGTTGAAAGCAGGACTAGAGGCCCCGGATATGCAGCTGCTAGTTATAGAGAACAACTATTGATGTTGGCTAATATTAGTTAGATCATTATTTGCTTTAGCTACGGGGAACATTCTATCCCTAGTCAACAGCTTTTAATGGTGATGCTTACTACTAGTGATCTCCGTCagcttacttactactacctagtACAGCCTTATCCTCCCTTTATCCCTATGCGGCTGTGACAACTCCTGAgagtatatatttagatgactactacttactcttcAAATGCAACTACAGATTACCACATCAACCCTGCTGCCCTGAGCGCAAGGCACAGCCAATTTCCATGGAGATACATTGCATTAGTGTGCTTAGTatgactactagtagtattataatctacGCAGCCTTCTCTCTCATAGCAGCAACCATAAACTATTGCACTGAGAAAGTTGATCGTTCGGATCCGAGCAGACTAAGCGGAAGCAATACTAGTACTGGATAAATGTTGCATTAATATTATGACGGCGGATACTCCGCGCAAGAGAATACTGAAAGAGGCAAGATGGTCCTTTCCGGATTGATAAGCAGCACTCTGCCCCGTCGTCCAGAGGGGCAATGCAATTTACAGTAGCACTGGATGGATGCTGGATAGTTCCTCGTGTTCGTGACTTGCTAATACTACTAAGCAAACCGTCAGCAGCAAAATCGATGTCGACCCAGCCTTGCAGATCCAGGGTACAAGGAAACCGCCACTGGAGCCAacccttttttattttatttttaaaatttttttgaCCTGGTTGACTCCGGCACCCCGACTCCGAGAACAGAACGGATAGCGGAAGATGGAAGGAAAACCTTAAAATCCGAGCCAAATTGACTCGAAGCTAGAGGGCAGAAGGCGAGAGAaaagccgaagaagccccTTCAGCTTAACTAAGCCGACCGGGGGGAGGACTGAGTCAGCGCCCGTACTAACCAGATGGAGGCTTGTGAGTGGCTCAATGGGGATTAGTGGACGGGTTGCCTCAGTGCGGCATCCACGAATTGGGGCCCGTCGCCGGTCAGTCCCGGCTCAGGCTTGAGCTCGCCTCCTCACTCTActgactagtagtagttcctcactactagtagtagtattactCTCActgcctcctccttcccttccagccCCGGTCTTTCTGCCAGCCATCCCGTCTCTTTTTTGactccctccacctccctccgcaTTCCACCTCCTGGCATCTTACTGTTGCTGACGCTCGACTGCCCCTCGACACCTCCCGCGTCGCTCACCCACTCCCGATACGCGCGTCAAGCCCCGTCCGCCCTTGATCTACCCTGCCAGCTCCGCTACACTTGGTTTTCTGCTACTCTCGCCGAACCCTCCGATCGTTGCGATCTCGCGAACGACCATTCCCCCCCGCCTATCCTCCCCGCCGTTCGTCAGGTTCGAAGAAGCGACCGGGTCTGGAGCAGACTATCGCGACGAATTTCTGCTCCCTGTCTCAAATCCGCTATCCTTCGTCATCCGGTCAATCAACTGCGCGGCTGCGATTGTTGCTCCCCGAAGGCCTGCGTGGCCGCCTCACGCAGGGTCCCTCCGTCCTAACCGATCCGATGATTGCCGCCCGCCGCTGAACATAGTTCGGGAATTCACCCATTGTAAATGGATCCCATACAAGGGAAAGGGGACGAGGAACTGAGTCGGGCCTCCGACGAGGTTCCTCCGATTCCCGACCAGGAAGCCAAATCCACCAAGCGCGCACGATGGGCGACGAAACGCATGACCGCCGCCAGCGGTCTTCGGAAGAGAGTCTCCATCCTGGAACGGGGCAACCGTCGTAATACGCGGAACAACATAACCGATGCAGCAACCGCAGGGCCAGAAAGCActgaaacagaaacagcTTCATCGCGGAAAGTCTACTTTAACCTTCCCATCCCGGACAGCGAGCGGGACGAGGAAGGCAATCTGAAGAACGTTTATCCCCGCAACAAGATTCGCACTTCTATCTACACGCCATTGACGTTCATCCCGAAGAACTTGTGGTTGCAGTTCCACAACATCGCTAATCTTTACTTCTTATTCGTCATCATTCTGCAGTGTTTCTCCATCTTTGGAGATGCCGACCCGGGTTTGAGTGCTGTTCCCCTGATCATTATCGTCGTGGTCACTTCGATCAAGGATGCTATCGAGGACTGGAGGCGAACGGTATCCGATAACGAACTCAACAACTCCCCGGTTTACCGTCTGACCGATTGGCACAATGTCAATGTCACCCTTGACAATGTGTCCGCCTGGCGAAAGTTCAAAAAGGCCTGTACTCGGGCCACCGTATTCACCTACCGTGCCATGAAAAAGCTCGTGCGCCGCAAGTCCGCCGACAAAGACGTGGCTGGAGATGTTGAGATGGCGGATGCCCGGCCATCCGTGGAACCCACCTCTCCGATTGAGTTGAGGGCCGTGTCCCTCGATGCCCGTGCTTCTGGAGATTGGCCGGATCATGCAGATCATTCCGGCAGAAATGCGGCCTCGGGCCGCGTCAAGGGCGACATCCTCAACCCGACCAAGACTGCTTCCGGGCAGGCTCGCTTTAAGCGTCAGCATTGGAAGGATGTCAACGTCGGTGACTTTGTGCGGCTGTACAACGGTGACCAGATTCCCGCGGACATGGTGATTCTCTCAACCTCTGACCCGGACGGTGCCTGCTATGTGGAAACCAAAAACCTGGACGGGGAGACCAATCTGAAGGTTCGCCATGCCCTTAACTGTGGTCGCGCAGTACGGAATGCTCGCGACTGTGAAAGAGCGGAATTTGTTATAGAAAGCCCTCCCCCGCATGCGAATCTCTATTCGTTCAGCGGTGCCATTTACTATAACCAACAGGACGATCCCGAGGCGCCGCCCCAGGAACGGGTAGagcccatcaccatcaacaataTTCTCCTCCGTGGCTGCAGCCTTCAGAACACAGAGTGGGCGTTGGGAGTGGCCTTGTTCACCGGTTCGGAATCAAAGATCATGCTGAATCAGGGTATCACTCCGACCAAGCGACCACAAATGGCACGTAACATGAACTGGAACGTTCTTTACAACTTTGCGATCCTCTTTATCATGTGCTTGATATCCGGTTTCATCAACGGTTTTGCCTGGGGACTGGATGACGCGTCCTTAACTTTCTTCGAATACGGCTCTTATGGTGGATCCGCCGCCGTGGAGGGTGTCGTTGCCTtctgggtgggtgtggtCCTCTTTCAGAACTTGGTTCCCATTGCCTTGTACATCTCACTGGAAATCGTGCGCTGGATCCAAGCGCTCTTTATATTCTTCGACCAGCACATGTATTACGAGCGGCTTCAGATGTCTTGCGTCCCAAAGGCCTGGAACATCTCAGATGACATCGGGCAGATCGAGTATATCTTCTCGGACAAAACAGGTACCTTGACGCAAAACGTCATGGAGTTCAAGAAATGTACGGTCAACGGCGTCGCATACGGTGAGGCCTATACTGAGGCCCAGTTGGGAATGCAGAGACGCCAGGGCTTGTTgaatgtggaggaggaagctgcCAAGGCTCGCCAACGTATCAGCGACGGTCGCGTGGAAATGCTGCAGCGACTGCGTCAACTGCACGACAACCCATATCTCAAGGACGAAAATCTGACCTTTGTCTCGCCTCAGTACGCAGCGGACCTAGGGGGTGCCTCCGGTGATGCCCAGAAGCAGGCTGTCGAGAGTTTCATGGCCGCGCTGGCTTTGTGCCACACAGTGGTTACGGAACGGATTCCGGGTGACCCCCCGCAAATTGAGTTCAAAGCCCAGTCTCCCGATGAGGCTGCCTTGGTGGCTACTGCTCGAGACTGTGGGTTCACAGCGATGGGTCGCTCGGGAGATAGGCTCCTTGTTAACATCATGGGTGAAGAACGCAGTTATAGGATCCTGAACATTTTGGAGTTCAACTCGACGCGTAAGAGAATGAGTGTTATCGTTCAAATGCCGGACGGAACCATCCGTCTGTTGTGTAAGGGTGCTGACACGGTCATTTATTCTCGCTTGGCTCCTGGTCAACAACGGCAGTTGAGGGATGTTACCTCACAGCACCTTGAGACCTTCGCTCAAGAAGGTCTCCGTGTGCTCTGCGTGGCAGAACGTATTCTCGACGAGGAATTCTACCGCGAGTGGAGTCTTAAGCACGacgtggcagcagcagccatcgTGGATCGCGAAGAGAAACTGGATGAGGTCGCAGGTATCATTGAACAGGATCTGATGCTCCTGGGTGGCACGGCAATCGAAGATCGGCTGCAGGATGGTGTGCCCGATACCATCTCTTTGTTGGCTGACGCCGGTATCAAGCTCTGGGTCTTGACAGGTGATAAGATTGAAACGGCTATCAATATCGGTTACTCCTGCAACCTTCTGAACAACGACATGGATATCATGGTATTGAGTGCTCCAGATTCTGATATGGCTGCCAAGGAGCTGGACAGCAAACTCGAACAGTTCGGAATTACTGGCTCGGACGAGGAATTAGCCGCGGCACGCCAGGACCACTCGCCACCCCCATCGACCCATGCCCTTGTCCTCGATGGGGACTGTCTTCGTTTGATGTTGGACGATGCCCTGAGGCAGAAATTCCTGTTGCTTTGCCGGCGCTGCAAGTCCGTCCTTTGTTGCCGTGTCAGTCCCGCCCAAAAAGCGGCGGTTGTTGATATGGTCAAGACTGGTTTGAACATCATGGCTTTGTCGATTGGAGATGGCGCCAACGACGTCGCCATGATCCAAAAAGCGGATGTCGGTGTAGGTATTGCAGGAGAGGAAGGTCGTCAGGCAGTCATGTGTGCCGATTACGCCATTGGTCAGTTCCGATTCCTACAGCGTCTCATTCTCGTTCATGGACGATGGTCGTATCGGCGGCTGGGCGAGACGACGGCCAATTTCTTCTACAAGGTAAGCAACCCTCTAGGTTCCCGTTGGAGCGAACGGCGGGTCCTAGCTTGGCTCAAGAGCTCTGACGCTAATTTTGCCACAGAACTTGGTGTGGACGTTCGCGCTATTCTGGTATTCGATTTATGACAACTTCGATGGCTCCTACCTCTTCGAATACACGTATATTACCCTGGTGAACGTTGCCTTCACCTCCCTACCCGTCATTTTTATGGGAATCTTCGATCAGGATGTCGATGATAGGGTGTCTCTGGCCGTACCGCAGCTCTACATGCGTGGTATTGAGCGTAAGGAGTGGACGCAGTTGAAGTTCTGGTGAGTCTGCCTGCTTTGTCCCAAGTCTGCGGTTTTGAATTCAAGCTAACGGTTGATCAGGATCTACATGTTCGACGGCTTCTACCAATCCAttatctgcttcttcatgccGTACAGGCTGTACTCGGTGGCCAATTTCCAAACAGAAAACGGACTCAGCATCGACGACCGGTATCGCGTGGGTGTGCTAGTCGCCACCTGTGCTGTGGTTGCTAGCAACACCTACGTGATGATGAACATGTACCGATGGGATTGGCTCTCCAGCTTAATCAATGCGATCAGTTCactgttgatcttcttctggacCGGTGTTTACTCATCCTTTGAGTCATCGTTGACATTCTATGGCGCCGCTCGCCAGGTTTATGGTGCGCTGTCATTCTGGGTTGTCCTCCTTCTGACCGTGGTAATGTGCCTTATTCCACGATTCGTCATTAAGTGCATCCAGAAGGTCTACTTCCCCCTGGATGTCGACATTGTCCGTGAACAAGTCATCCTGGGCCAATTCGATTATTTGAAGAAGTACGAAGCCTACGTGCCACCCGGTGCAACCAAGCTGGCAGCTTCATCGGACAGTGAAGCCTCGACCATTCCCTCGGACGGAGGCCATACTCCTCAGCCCCATGTCACGCGCGACTACCCCGTGCCTAATGGAATTGACCGCACGGCGGACTCGACACCTGTTGCACCGTTAGTCGATGCCCAAGGCGCGCCAACCAACCTGGGCAGCCAAGTGACCAGCGCCAACGCGAGCAGCGTGGCCTTTGGACTCCAGCGCCGCGAGTCTTCCGAGAGCACCAGTCGAGACCAATCAGCTTTCTCGAGCCAACTCCTAGCCGTTGATTCCACCAGCATGGAACCTCAAATGCCTCACAGTCCACTCAAAAGCCGAAGCGACCCCTCGACATACCCTGTATAGATAGAGTCCGAGGCCCCCTcccctgcttcttctcttcaccccCGAAACCTGTCGATATACATACACACCACTCCCGACTCGTTGCGATTTGACCAAAAGCTATTCAGCAACTTTCTCATTATCTACTTTCGATCTTTGATGCCTTCTGTGAAGTTATCTGTCACCTTTGTGTGATTCTTTCttacttccttttcttttttgattTACCCTGGAGTTGGTCGGTTTTCCTTCGAATTTCTTCATTCTATTGGTATTCCCCAACTTCACGGTgcatttttattttcagttTTTCCCTTATCTTGTTTCCACGTCTCGCCCTGCCGATTATAAcaacctacctacctacccctTCGAGCTCAGCCAAATCTGGCTTGCCTATTCGGCATCCGTGCTGGCGTGCTTCGTCTTTGTTCAACCACATAATGTCTGAATTCCTTTACGATCGTGAACAGcttatttcctttcccttgttTATACCGACCTCGGATATATACACACAACGCAGTGTTGTAATATAGACAGCCATCTATTAGTGAATTACGTGACTTTTCAGCATAAGATTAGCCCCCTCTATAGTCAACCCAGTGATCAAAGAAACTGTAATTCAAGCTTTTGAATATGGCCCCAATGTATCATGCCTAATATAGTCACATACACAAAAAAAACCCCAAACACACATTTaaacctcccctccatccttcaACTTTTCCTCACTCCCCcctttcccatccccatccacacccCCCAATTTCGCCGCCACATCCTTTGTAAACCTCGCATCTACCCCCTCGGCGAAACACGCCGCAATCACAGACAACCCACCAAACGCAATACTCGCCAAAAACACCGTGCGAAACGACTGCGAATACGCCGTCTTCACCGCCTCTGTCACCTTCCCCAGAATACTCGCCGTCATGCCGGGGACAGCATCATACGCGGCCGTCGTCCCCGCTGACACCGCCTCAAGCAGATCCGTCAGCGACGATGAAGGTAAACCAGCATTCAACGCGGCGGCAGACACATCGCGCGGCAAGTCCACCGCGATGCGGTTGTCCAGGATGGCGACGTAGATGGCGGTGGCGATGGTGCCGGCGACTTGCTTTGCGGAACCAAGGAAGCCGCTTGCGAGGCCGATGTCTTGCGGTGAGCAGTACAATGGGCACATGATTATAGTTATCAGTTCGAGGTAGCCGACCCAGAAGCCGCCGATGGCGGTGAACTATTTGATCTATCTTAGTAACATTGCGACGGGGGGAAGAATTGGGGATAAGCGTACTGCGATGCCATATGCCTGGCGGTATTGGTTAATGGATGCCAGGGCGCCCGAGAATGCGGTGATCATCAGAGTGGTTATGATCAGTTGATATTTTGTGTATCCCACGGGTTTCATTAGGATGCCGGCGGCGACTTCGCCAACGATGACGCCGGCGCCGGTGGATATCTGTGTATGGGATGCGAttagaggggagggggtggtctGGGGGTGGGGTGATAGGGGAGGGTCACTCACTGAGAGCCAGCCAGTTTTGATGGTATCGGTGGTGTAGAGGGCGGTGATGGCTGTTGGCCAGAGGAGACTGTAATGGTTTGTCATTAGATTGACATCAAGGCGATAGGGGATATAAGCATACCTCATGGAGAAGTAGACCATGTTTCCTACTAGTGCCGAGCATACCGCACCGGTGTATCCACGGTTTCGGAGTAAGGacatggggaggaggggctgCTGCAAGGGAACGAAGATTTCTGTTGATTGGGAAGGGAGTGAGTCAGTTTACTAAGTAGTCTGCGGTACATGGCTGGCTCACGTACCATATAgagcaaaagcaagcaagcagatgAATCCGATGACCAGAACAGCAACGACATGGGCTGAGTGCCATGCATACGATGAGCCACCCCATGCTGATGACATTGAATTAGCACCCTATGAGAACCGAGTCAGAGCTGTCCGGGAAGCTTACAGAGACCAAGCAGGACTAGAATCAATCCGCCAGCGTACAGGAGAAAGCCAATATAGTCGAATTTCTTGAGACCATCGATGCGACTCTCGTTTCCGCGCTTGGCATCCCAGCCAGGAGGGAAGTAGAACAAAACCAGCAGAATGATAGATAGACCACAGGTGATGATGTTTAGGTAGTAGGTCCAGCGCCAGGAGCGGGCGGTGTTGGCGATGAACAGATCTGCAATCAGAGAACCAAACGCAGAGAATGGCAGCGttgtgatgaagatgccGGCGTTGACAACCGGACGAGCACGGTTGGGGACCAGCTCAGCGATCACGAAGCTGAAAGTTAATTGCACTGCAGCAGCCAGACCGCAGAGGACACTGCCCCCGATGACGGTGGGAACGGTTTTGGCTGTTGCGCAGACTATGGCGCCGATGAGGCCGAGCAGTTGTCCTCCAATCAAGATGTATCGGCGACCAAAAAGATCTCCTAAGCGACCAACTAGTAGGAGGCCAACCTAAAGTGTGCTTAGCAAGTCTGTATACTTGGAAGGAGCATATTCTAACAAAAGGAGGATGCTCATACTCCGGAGATCAGTGTGAAAACGGTCGAGATCAAGCTGTAGCTGGGGTCCGGCCCTGCAAGTAAAAAGACAGTCAGTCAGCAACTGTTGGCTGATAGTTCCAGGTAGTCCACCTTTAGAGGGGAGATCAACTTACCCAGGTCAGCATTGATAGCGCTCAAGCTGTTTACCTATTTGATGGTCAGCGACAGAATTGCTTCGGTAATGAAGGGAGAGATTGACTGGTAAGACATAGCCCAGGTAGAGACTGATGGCCATCAAACACACGGCAATGAGAGAGCCGACAAAGTTCTTACTGCAGTAGTATCCGGCCGGCAATTCATCCAAGTCGACAGGGGTGGCCGTTAGCTCACCGGAACTCTTTTGGTCCATTATCCTGCCTTACAAAAATCACTGGCGGAAGCGGATTTGCGAAAAATAacgaggaaaggaaggagacAGGGGGATAGAATTAAAAGAAAAGCCGGTTAAAACGTGGGAAGACAAACTGCGGATAAAGCAGCAGACGCCAGCGCAGAAATGAAGCCATGACGAATCGGAACGGAAACAACTGGCCTGGACCCAGTCCAGGACATCAAACCATCTGGAAAACGCCGATTCGAGAGGGGTGAAATTAGGGCACTTTGTGATCCCTGCCTAGTGCGTTCGTGGAGTCCGACGGTGTCACGGCGCCATATTAGTTGGACAACTAGCATTTCCGTCCCTGGGAGCGGGTGGAGCACGTATATTACTCTTTACCATATGGCCAGGACCAGTCTTGCTCAGATCGTCTTCAGAGGATTAATGTCCATGGATTGTGCTCTCTCCTCACTCAGCCAACCGAAACCTCGAGACGGGTCGCTCGGCGAAATCCCATCCCAGCATCCTGAATCCTGCATCCTGCACCTAGTACTAATGATGTATCTGAAGACATAACGTTTCGAAATGCCCCCGCAAATGTAGGCTCTCTGGAATCTGACCCGGACTGCGACTTCCCTCGCTCTTCTTTCGTTCTCGCCAGGCCACATAGACACCCTTCCATGGAAGTCGTATGGAAGGAGGTGTCGTCGACCGACCCTCCAGTCGACTTGAATGCATCTCGAGTGTCGTCAATTATTGCCTGCAACACCGTTCTTCTCGTGATTGCGACCGCAGGGCTTTCAGTCCGTCTGTTCGTCCGACTTCGCTACCTCTCAGGGCTAAACTTTGATGATCTGTTATGTGTGACCAGCTGGGTACGCTTCCTGGCCCAGTTGAATTCGCTCATGCTCTCCCAAATATTGACACTAGGTTGCCCAAGGTCTTCACTTTTGTTCTGTGCTTTGTGTGTATCTGGAGTAAGCTGCCATGAATCAAATGCGCACACGAATGGATAAAGTTGACGCATTTCCTCCCACAGTGACCCGCTATGGCTACGGAAAGCACATTGCGACGATAAATAACTCGGAGAAGCTTGAGATGTTTCTTAAGGTTTGAAATTCACTAAAAGAACAACGAGATCGCTTTCATGCTGATCAATTTTCATTGATATATAGCTTGACTTTGTCAGCATGATTGCGTATCTTCTCGCCCTCGGCACCGTCAAGGTCTCATTCTGCCTCCTTTACCTGCAGATCTTCCCCGGAAAAGCGTTTCGAATTGCTTGCTGGAGCCTCGTGGGCCTCCTTGTCGCTGAAACGATCGAGGAAACATTTGTCGTGATCTTCCAATGCTCACCTATTCACAAGGCATGGGATGCTAGCGGCAACGTCAAAGGCCAATGTCTATCTCTGACGGCCTTCTACTACATCTCCTTCGGAATCCGCTTGGCTACTGATCTAGCGCTCTtcgctctccctcttcccaaagTGATGCAATTGAATATGACATTAGGCAAACGAGCCGGACTGGTGATAATGTTTGGATTGGGTGTGCTGTATGCTGGTTCCCCTAAGCTGGAACCCACGTGGGAGCTAGGAATAACCGCGATTTATAGGGTGTCTGTGACGAGTATAATTCGAGCGACGTATATAAGCAATTTTTCTGAGGACCACACCTGTGTGTTGCCCCTTCCTCTGGACCCTTGCGTGTGCTGCGGCTAATGACCCATTTACTACATGAATAGGGACACTTGTCAACACTCTCAATTGGTCTAGTGTAGAAGTGGCTgtggccatcttcatcgcctGCATCCCTTCTTTTAAATCGCTCATTAGCTTCCGATTTCCTGCTTTACAACGGCTACTCGGGCTTTCCAGCAAGGGCGACTCGACCGGTCGGTCGAAGATGTATGGGACATCGACCCGTCG harbors:
- a CDS encoding trichothecene efflux pump (COG:G;~EggNog:ENOG410PM1B;~InterPro:IPR020846,IPR036259,IPR010573;~PFAM:PF06609,PF07690;~TransMembrane:14 (i29-47o67-85i97-116o122-146i153-176o188-207i227-248o254-277i298-315o335-354i366-383o389-416i428-447o518-536i);~go_function: GO:0022857 - transmembrane transporter activity [Evidence IEA];~go_process: GO:0055085 - transmembrane transport [Evidence IEA]) — encoded protein: MDQKSSGELTATPVDLDELPAGYYCSKNFVGSLIAVCLMAISLYLGYVLPVNSLSAINADLGPDPSYSLISTVFTLISGVGLLLVGRLGDLFGRRYILIGGQLLGLIGAIVCATAKTVPTVIGGSVLCGLAAAVQLTFSFVIAELVPNRARPVVNAGIFITTLPFSAFGSLIADLFIANTARSWRWTYYLNIITCGLSIILLVLFYFPPGWDAKRGNESRIDGLKKFDYIGFLLYAGGLILVLLGLSWGGSSYAWHSAHVVAVLVIGFICLLAFALYEIFVPLQQPLLPMSLLRNRGYTGAVCSALVGNMVYFSMSLLWPTAITALYTTDTIKTGWLSISTGAGVIVGEVAAGILMKPVGYTKYQLIITTLMITAFSGALASINQYRQAYGIAFTAIGGFWVGYLELITIIMCPLYCSPQDIGLASGFLGSAKQVAGTIATAIYVAILDNRIAVDLPRDVSAAALNAGLPSSSLTDLLEAVSAGTTAAYDAVPGMTASILGKVTEAVKTAYSQSFRTVFLASIAFGGLSVIAACFAEGVDARFTKDVAAKLGGVDGDGKGGSEEKLKDGGEV
- a CDS encoding uncharacterized protein (COG:S;~EggNog:ENOG410PPXJ;~TransMembrane:7 (o22-46i58-79o104-126i138-158o178-201i213-235o255-278i)), producing the protein MEVVWKEVSSTDPPVDLNASRVSSIIACNTVLLVIATAGLSVRLFVRLRYLSGLNFDDLLCVTSWVFTFVLCFVCIWMTRYGYGKHIATINNSEKLEMFLKLDFVSMIAYLLALGTVKVSFCLLYLQIFPGKAFRIACWSLVGLLVAETIEETFVVIFQCSPIHKAWDASGNVKGQCLSLTAFYYISFGIRLATDLALFALPLPKVMQLNMTLGKRAGLVIMFGLGVLVSVTSIIRATYISNFSEDHTWTLVNTLNWSSVEVAVAIFIACIPSFKSLISFRFPALQRLLGLSSKGDSTGRSKMYGTSTRRTNNGRSIIGHQSIKLNTMTGQSRADVEASRNGSEERIIGAHEGIQVTTDVSVNESD